The sequence CCCCCAAATCTCCATATctttaataaagaataaaacattGTATCTCGGAGAATATTTGTGCAATGTGTAAAATTTTGACTGACCGACTCATTGCCATTAATTCATTCTTTTTCCCCTGACTCTCTCCACCTAAAGGTGACATGTTTGTGGTGGTCTGCTGGACGGAGTGCTCGCGGGAAAAGCTCTGAAAACGGTGAgcaagaacttttttttttaatcatatttgctccaattctacccactgtgGCTTTACCAGTATAAAGTTACTAAAATAGTCCCAGCTTGGCCACCAGCAACAATAAAATCTGCCtttgcattaatgcatcagaaataaaaataatgttcGTATAAGgagtagttttacttttggtagtttaagtacattttgttcaTAATAGGTAGTAATGATAAGTAGAAATtcaaatgcaggacttttaattTGTGGTATTAGCACTTTTActccagcaaaaaaaaatcttaatatgtTGTTCTATCTTTGATGAAAATAAACTCAGATACCAATGTGGGCTACAGAATGGATAGCCATGCACCAAGGCAGGGAAAACATTGAAGGAGTTGACCCATAAGATCCATTTAGATGCAGTTCTGGAGGTTTTGAATGTCTCATTCAATCTtcttcagcagatggagtttgtcGTCATGAAGTTAAAGATGTGTACAAGGTGTACAGCATTTCATCCAAGACTCAACTGATTCCCAGGGGACACCAGCAGCACATGTGAGTAATTAACCCTCAACACCACACAGAGGCAGCATTGCATTTTACATCCCTCACTTATTTCACAGGGCCGTGGAGAGAAAACCTTTCCAGTCCAACCAGCTTCATCTCTCTTCCATTGAATGGATTACTGGAGTCTCACAGTGAAATAAGGCTATATCATCATTTTAATAGTGAGGGCTAATATAacttctttgtttgtttttattagcttcattcattttcttctttgtttttaactgaaaagacactctttttccttttttgcatacatttttttgGGGTAAATCCCCTTTTTACAGTagattgtatgttttgttttgttcaaaaCACTTAACAAAGATCACTTGTCACAGATCCTGACTCTGTGGAATAGCATCACAAGCTTAGAACACCTTTAAAAGCTGTGTGTGACCGTACCTGTCCAGCAATATACACACATACGTAGCTCTCTGACACTTTTCAACCCCTTTATGTGTGTTCAGTCAATGTGTATTCTGTGTTTCTTATCTCTTGTTCTTGCTTTTTTCAACAAACAGATGGTATAAGGGTAAGAATGATCACATACTACatcttattttttatcaaatgtTAGAGAagatgaatacataaataataaaatacagactATATACAGAATAGAGCtgcacattgttttttaggTGTTGATATGTTTGCTATAACTTTTGCTGTTCAGGGTGATATGGGATGGATTAGTGATTCAATAATCcgaaaatgtgaaatgataAGATTCCACAGTCTtatcatttcacattttcgGATTATTGAACTAGTAATACAGCAAAAGTAGGAGCAAACATATCAACACCTAAAAAACAGTGTGCAGAGGTTAGAGTCTATATttgattatttatgtattcatcttctgaaggaaatgtgattcattttcaacTTCTCCTAACTCGCATACTTCGCACAACCTGCtatatgtttttaaatctaCCGACTTCAAGGGCCAGAGGAAGGATTCCTGTTCTTAACTGTGCAACTAAAGACCTTTGACTCCTTGATAAGTTTGCTAGAACATGAGATTCAGCGCCATAATTGTGCTTGATTTGAATATATGTTCGTAATTTTGGTTTTAAGAATATATCTTTCAACTATTTTTCTTTAAATCTAGCAAGTAACTTTTGTCTTATTGTGTTCATGCTACATGATAAATTATTACTATacatatattgtaattcagctTCCTCAAAAATAGCATGAAGTTCTGTAGCCCATGGAGCATTATGTGATTTACTCCAAAGAAAAACCTTCTTATTGATCCTGTATGTCAGAATACATTCAAGTCAAGCACAATTATGACACTGAATCTCATAGATTTAAAAACCTCCAGCAGGTTGTGCGAAGTATGCGAGTTAGGAGAAgttgaaaatgaatcacatttccTTCTGTATTGTCCAAACTATGATGAGTTACGAACTTCTATTATAAATgaaatgtctgttcaaaatcCCGGAATGTTTTGGTTCTCGGATGATGACAAAATGGAATGGCTATTCGTCTACTTTTGTTTCTCAAGCTTGGAAAAAACATCAGGATGGTTTATTTGTCTAGTGTTATTTGTAATTCATACTGCTACTCTGGTTACtgcctttgtcttttctttattttctaaataatggtGTCTTGTAAGCCCGTTTGGGCTGGGCATGTTATTTatgcatgacacaataataataaaatcatatcaAATCATACAGGGCTCCCTGGTGGCCTGTAGGGGTTAAGGTGCGAAACATGAACAAGCTGGAGACCTTTGCTGCATGCCATGTCATCTCTGTCAtactgtagcactatctacccGGTGACAATAACAGTACATCCACACAGCAGCTCTACGCTCGACTTGTTTGACAGTCCCCTCATAATGTGACACATATTTTCCaaatataaatctttttttcacaGATAGGATAAGATATTTCTTTACAAGCACACATAATGTCATATTTGTCAAAGTAAAATAGCTACCTGGATAAAACAATCCCTGATTAGTTGAGGTTAAAGGTGATCCCCCGGTGCGAATTTGATTGGTTGTAGCAGACGACAGTACTGCGAAgtgtataaataaaagaatgtaAGATTTGGAACCAGTCGTGTATTTCAGCATTTCAATTCCCTcacgtttcagtgtttattTGACGTAAAAATCAGTCCCTGTTTTAGCTGTTTGTATTGTATTCCACCTGGCTATTGAACACAAGGAATCAGGTGAATGCTGTCACCTTCACACGTTTTATTAATGTCTTGAATTTACAGCATGAACAACTCTATTCTCCTGCACCTGCTAGTCACTGCTGTTTTGCAGGGATGGATTCAATTGGATGAATCCAGCATATAGAAAAGCGCAGGGAGGGAAATAGATGCATCCTAGGATCCTAGGTCAGAAGGGATTTCCATTATCATGGGGAAATGCACATTTATTTCTGGGCAACCACCCAAAACGGAGCCAGAGTATATGATTTAAACTCGACTGTAAAGTGTCGGTAAAAGCATGCGGTGGTAAATCTTTGGTAATATttcttaaaatgacaatatttttgtTAGTGTTTGCATCATTGCTAATGGAGTTAAATGCTAAAAACTGCTGTTGTGAGTTATTGACTGCAGTAGTTCTTCGAATTCTCAACAGGGCCGATGTGTAATACATCCCAAAATCAGCAACCAGAGTAGAGCTGTATTTCATTCTCTTTCCTGGACTTGTATATAGACTGGGCTATTTTTTCAAGGAAGAAcatctgtatttctttgaaTTATTCTAGCTGTGACCTATATGAGTGATCAGACTTCAAAAAGAACAACATCAAATCTGTATAAGGCACATTTTAGATGTCACTTCAGCCCCAAATGCTTCAAAACATGGTTCAAAATAATGCAGAGCATTGATAGAAGGCACTAACAGAATCAGGATTAccaaaaatgtgagaaaatttgattaaaaagcGATATTAAAATCGGAAAAATGCTCAAGGATTGCAAGAAAGGGCTTATACGTTTTGTCATGAAAACCTCAGCAGAGAGGTTCCATTGTGGTGTCAATGAATGAGGCATTTCATTTCATCCTATTAATGTTTGGTTTCTGAATTGTCATCTTGAAATATGGGCACATTTTGGGGTAACTGAGACATAGAGGAATGACTCTTATAAAATATTCCCCGTATAGCCTACCTGGAGAGCAGAGCAATTGTCAGATTTCATAGTTTCTATTCTACTCTGGGATTTGCTCTCTCACACAACATTGTTTATCGTTGTACACTGGCCTTTGATGCAACTTTAATGGATGTCAGTCCTGTCACAACGGTTTAACGAAGCTCACAATGTTTTGCACACTGCTTCCTGCAATTTGGACACCTACTataaagatgtgtgtgtttcctttgtgtgtttttcagtatAAATGTAGCACTTACACCCTCTAATGTCACAGTATTATTGTTGTTCTTTTCAGTTAATTCCTcattatgtgtttgtttgtttgtgtgtgtgattatgtTTGGTATGCTTACTTGAGCCACTGACATTCATTTAAAAGCGTTTGCAGCTGTAAAACTAATGCTCAACCTTTTACAATTAAgtattatttttcttctataCTAGTTCTTCTTTGTCTCCTCTGACACTCTGCTAGAGTTTGAAAAGCTTTTCTCTAAACGATTTGGACTATAAGTTTACCATAGACACATTTCCCAGTAAAGTGTGCAGAATTAATTCAAATTTTCAGATCTACAGGTGACTACAGTAGCTTACAGTTGTCATGAAGGACAGTCTACAACAAGGTTTGACTCCTTTGCTTACAGATCTGACCTTTCTTGCTCTCAACTCCCTTCAAGGAGAATTTTATACCATGAGATGGTGGAACAACCTGTCTCAGAAACTTCAGCCAGCTAATTCACTAACACGTTTTCCTCATAAACATACTTTTATGGACTTGCCTTTATATGTTTCCATCTTATATCGTtgggttgtttgtttgtttgtttaaagctGTGGAAGTAAGGGCTTGGCTTTCTAGTGAGAGTTACTGCAACAAAATCTGAAAACGTgctgctttaaaggggacatcaCGCTCATTtcaaggttcatacttgtattttgggtttctactagaacatgtttacatgctttaatgttcaaaaaacatatttttttcccatagtgtctgtctgaatatacctgtattcaccctctgtctgaaacactctgtgttttacgcctgtctctttaaactccgctcctgaaaaagcccagtctgctctgattggcttgcgagaaaaatatggtgcacctttgcaaaggtagttctcaagctgtgggagatatattctaatgagcctgaatgtgacataggaagaggagccaaatctgaatggctttttgaatcacatgttttctgatctaggcagcccacaaaaaaaactgactgggttgtcttattacacagtttgtgggttggtaggaactccagatacccaaatgtgtgagcacaagcactgaaaaagtgagtttttcatgatatgtcccctttaagaatctcttcatctcctctgccCCCTAAATCCAACCATATTTATTCTTCATATCACATTGGATGCTAATACTTTGGATTATAAGCACATCATGAACACGTCTGCATACTTATGAGGCTTTGGCTTTTCCCTAACATGCTTGGTGATTTGGGAATTAAACCTTATTCTATCATTGTTCTCACTCTAAATCACTATAGGCCACAGTATGAATATACGATGTAATGGTGATATTACCTTTTTCTTGTGtaatgtgtgtctgtatttaCCTCAGTAAGCAATTCATTTTCAACTTTAAACCTTGTCTGTGTTGTACCTTATGTTGATTATAGAAGCTTAGACAGTTGCTCTGCACCAACTGTAAAAGTGGAACCTAATAAAGGTATGATGCCATTTATACAACTGCACATCTATTGATGTAGAAAGTTTTGTTAGCGAAACCTTTTTCAAAGTCGTCTGTGCGTAGAAATGAACGGTGGTCGAGCTGAAAAACAAGGCATCTTTTTTCTTAGCTCCTGACAAGTTGTCATCACCAAGATGCCACTTTTTTTTCTACCTGGAAGTTACGCAGAACATATTAAGTAACTCAAATTTACCGACTTGGTTGCAACATAAAACCCCGAGAGGATACATGTAAGTGCACATGGAATGTTCTTTTTATCATCTTTGAAAACATTTACAACTATTTGAGACAAAAggaaaaagttacaaacagaatTGACCTGCAGTTTGCatccattttcaaaatgttacataaataaaactcatatttataaatatctctttttataaacatataaatagttttttaaacataaatacatttatgcaGGGGGAAGATGAAGTACATGAatgtacagcagcagcagcagcaacaatatACAGCTTTGCGGTTTGTAGTTTTTACACCGTTGTCCGCCATCTTGTAGTATGCGTCTGTTGACCATTTTTGTACGGtatacacatatgtatatatgtatatatacctgcatattattatatatatatatttatatgaggGTTTTGTAGCATTGTCATCTCAGTCTTTGTTTATGCTGGTCGGGTTGACTTTCGTACCGAAAATCTGTCACTTGgtgagtttttcttttttttttctccctcaggTGAGAACAAACTGAATCTTTGTTATCAAACCCATCGTCCAGAGATctagaggaagagaggaaacaggagaaGTAGGTTAGACAGAGCATCCTGAAACAACTCAAGGTTCATTTATTCagtaattttgtttttatcgACCGTGTATTCATCAGCGTATAGCCTCTCATCGTTCAATGAATCTCCAAATGTACTTTTACGCTTAAAGTGTTGCCCTCTCGCTTAACGATTTCACCTCAATGATCACACATCAAACACAGACTTCCACATTTACAATAAACAGGAGGAAAGACGGGTGTCAGttgatgaaaaacacacactaactcAAGTTAGTCACAAAATCACACTCTCCCCACCCCCGATCAGTTTGCCACAACCACAAAAAAAGGCCTCAAGCCTCAGGACTAATTGTGCGTCACCTCGCCTCCTCATTACTTCATTCACCACCACAGCccctttgttgtttttgttaaaatCACTTGGGCAAAGAGAACAGGGTTTCCCAGAAAGATCCTGGTCACCGCAGGGTGCCGTGTGTTTATAATGTGTGCGTTAGCCCGACTACATCCCCTCTTCCCTCCTCAATCTCTCCCTGTCCTTCTCTATTTGACTTAAACGTGACATATGCTACTTGTTTTCTAGATGAAGCAGATGGGATCATTCATGATGATGTGCATGAATACAAGAGAGGACTTCCTAAACAACAACTGGATTGGTTTCAATACATCAGTTTACATCAGTTTAAGTAGGCTTTCCTGCGGTCTTAAGGGGGAACTCTGCTGACTGACTACAGGTCAAAGGTTGATGACATGACAAGTTTGAGAAGTGATCTTGTTCTCTTAATAATCTCAAGTACCAAATTTTCTCACAATGAAGAGTCAGTCAGGCAGCTGAGGTTAATGACATAGTTACAGAATGAGTTGTGCTGACCTTTGGCCCAGATTGTGAATTCATCACCTGACAGAATACACCCAATGCATGGTCATCACTCTCCACTTGCTGTGCTCTATATTGCTGCCACTCACACTTGATGTTCATTCTAAACTGTGGATGCAACGCACACACTGAGCTGAGACACTTGAACATCTTTtcgttgtttgttttgtatttcttgCTTGCtttctcccttcctccctcccttccttccttccttccctctctcccttccaGCAGCCATACACAAGACCCATTAAGGACCTTAGATGAAACAGAAAGCCTCCGATCTGTCACCTAAATGGAGTCTTTAGAGACCATTgacaaaaagagaaaaccaATAAGAATGCTTTCCTCCTTTCTATCCTCATATTAAACATTCTTCCATCAAACAGGACCCTGCTCTCTTGATAGTTTATCTACCTTATACACTCTTCCTCTGTATACTCCTGGtttctgtttatattttgtcAGGTTACAGTGAATGTAAGTGTGACTTTGATGAAAACTCACCATCACAGAATCACTGTTCCAGTCCTTAGCATCCCATGCCACTGATGGTTCCTATCCTGTCCATCTTGTGTCCGAAGCAGCCGCTCCTCGACGTGGAGCCTCCTTTCTTCGTCCCGGATTTGTGTCTCCTCGGTGCGGGCTGGTCGTTGAGGAGACGAGCCCACATCCCTCTGGCCCTCTGGGTGTCCATGCGTAAATCTCTCAGTAACCGTATCCGAGAGCGCACAGCGTCCAGCCGCCTCTCACTCTCCTCCGACTCCAGAAACTCCGCCAGCTCCTCGCCCAGCAAATTCCTAAGAGACTGGAACAAACAGGTTGCGAAGATAAATAAAGGACGTCTCACCTGGGCAAATatacgtttttatttatttttttatttatttgcacataatatataaaacttcacaaaatccagtcaatgaaaaaaaaagaaaagaaatgtgtcttatacaaaggacctccccatAAAACcccaggaggaaaaaaaactattacaaaaaaggaagatctaaactaacatcattttaaaaatacaacaaaagttaaacaacaacaacaacaagttgtgcacaaaatgtgcagaaaccaaacagtggaaaacaatccaataaaaacaatgaaatacatacaaaaacagtacggaagaaaagaaaatatatctaaacatatcaaaagataagtTGTGCAAAGAGATAGGCTTTGGATCAAATTGAAATACATGCTTGGTGCCTCTTTGAGCAGCCGAATACTTTATGTTTAATTGGGAGAAACCTCAACTATAAGCTCTTTCAAACACTTTGTGCATTGGCACAAGAGGGAAAATGTCATATTTTAGCCAGTTTTTACGCACGGTGCTTTAGGATTAACTGAGATGGATAGACAACTTTCAAATAGATCCACAAGATGCTGCAGTTATTCAATTAAATCCTCAAAGTGACACTGATGGTTCTgtactttcatttttttctttctatgtGACAGTTCCTCAGTGAAGACAGGTGCCTGTATAGCCTcgctcctctgctctgctctgaacGCAGTAGCTGTGGCATCAACTTGCAGCTATCCTAAATTTTGGCCATCTAGTCTTATAATGAAAACCTTTTATTTCAAATGATAATTTCTGAAGTCTCTGAAGTGTTATTCTAACAGGCGAATCCAATGCGTAATAGTGATTTTACGCACCAAACCGTTTAGTTTGTCGTGCTTTAATTTTGGTAAACAGTTGGAAAATATTCATTCTAAGTTgaaaattaaatatcttaatagTGTAAAAGTAGCTTCTTATGTTGCTTAGatcacatttttcatttgaatgGTTTCCACCCAAAAGGCTTTGGTTTCTTTCTTCTTATATCTTTCTTCACTTATACCTTTATATtcgtttttatcttatgcactttgtgctcttttatcttgcttttatatatgtaaagcactttgaattgcctttgcgtatgaaatgtgctatataaataaacttgccttgccttgccttgccttttgGAGCGCTTGACAAATGGTGCGCTTAATGCTAAAAGCTGACAAATACTATGGAGGAACAGACAGCAGTTATGATGCCTACAAGGGTTCGACAACTTTGAATGTAAAACATGCTGTCTCTTCATAAAATAAAGtgatataaaaacacattttctgggATGTTTTAGATTCAGGGTGTGGAAAAAATGCCCTAAGCATGACTAGAAAGGATGAAATATGATGCGTAAAAACAACAAGTCTTGAGCGTCTGGACCACAGAACAGCTGTTCAGTCCTGAAGCAGCCCTCAATAAACTGCTTTAGATTTCAGTAATAAGAGTATAAGTGACTTATTCTTACCTTCTGTTGCGCCTGAGATAAAGGTTTTGCCCCCATCCTTACTGAAAGCAGGGTGACCATAAGTCCACACGCTACCAAGTACGACAAGTTCATCTTGACACAAGTCTGGTATTCTTGAAGGGATTCCTCGGtagcagcagccaatcagctgtTAAACAGAAGAGGCTTTTCAGTCCGTCCTTTACTCCAAAGCTCCTCAAGTGCTCCTCTGACTCTGTGTATTAGTTCCTCACCGTTTTATAGGCAGCCCGCGGTGATGTCATGATAAACCTGCGTAATTTGGTCCTCCTTCCTTCGCCAACTCCCTGTTTTCTCTACCTGCCTCTCAGCACGTCATGCCAGGGGATTAATTCAATGATAAAAGCTCCGGTCATCAGAGGAAATGAGATAGGGCTATGAGCTATCAAaatgtccttttctttttttacttttagacCTCTCTGGCTGAGATGAAGAGGCTGAAATAGAAGGTGGTTTCAAAGGCTGCTGCGCGTCAAGAAGCCGAAGAGCGACTCTTTGGCAGAGAAATATAACTTCTAAGATGCCAGTCACATATTATTCTACTGTGAGAGTGTGAATGACTTATTTTCTTTTACAGAATAAGTGACCCTTCAAATAAATTCTGCCACTGGAATTAAAGGAATTGATTCAGAGAAAGTTCCAGGggatgatttgtttttattataagaCTCATTTTTCTAAACAAAGACTTCTTCAACAAGTGAATTTGCATTAGAAGTAAGTCGAAATATGTCTTTACTTAATCGCAGCCccc comes from Sebastes fasciatus isolate fSebFas1 chromosome 5, fSebFas1.pri, whole genome shotgun sequence and encodes:
- the nppc gene encoding C-type natriuretic peptide encodes the protein MNLSYLVACGLMVTLLSVRMGAKPLSQAQQKSLRNLLGEELAEFLESEESERRLDAVRSRIRLLRDLRMDTQRARGMWARLLNDQPAPRRHKSGTKKGGSTSRSGCFGHKMDRIGTISGMGC